Proteins encoded in a region of the Streptomyces sp. NBC_01298 genome:
- a CDS encoding phage tail tube protein translates to MPLSANAVRVAITGAAYVAPPKTAGPVDAVAAWPAAFKDIGWISDDGITESNSTDTTEIKGWQGGQTVRKVISSSEVTFSFTAIESNKTVLELYHKGSKVVTTTGKSVLAIKAPGPDRRAFGFDLVDGDAHIRIVIPDGEVTETGEITYKSDEAISYELTITAYPDASGTVAIKYSDDPAWGG, encoded by the coding sequence ATGCCACTTTCCGCTAATGCGGTTCGCGTCGCCATTACCGGCGCCGCTTACGTTGCACCGCCTAAGACCGCTGGCCCGGTCGATGCGGTGGCCGCTTGGCCTGCCGCTTTCAAGGATATCGGCTGGATTTCTGATGACGGAATCACCGAATCCAACTCGACGGACACCACGGAAATTAAGGGCTGGCAGGGCGGGCAGACCGTCCGCAAGGTCATCAGTTCTTCCGAAGTGACGTTCTCCTTTACGGCCATCGAGTCGAACAAGACCGTTCTAGAGCTCTACCACAAGGGTTCCAAGGTCGTTACCACGACTGGCAAGTCGGTACTTGCGATTAAGGCACCCGGCCCGGACCGGCGTGCCTTCGGTTTCGATCTGGTCGACGGCGACGCACACATTCGCATCGTCATTCCGGACGGCGAGGTAACCGAAACCGGCGAAATCACTTACAAGTCCGACGAAGCGATTTCGTACGAGCTCACCATCACCGCCTACCCGGACGCTTCCGGCACGGTC